A genomic window from Gossypium hirsutum isolate 1008001.06 chromosome D10, Gossypium_hirsutum_v2.1, whole genome shotgun sequence includes:
- the LOC121222523 gene encoding E3 ubiquitin-protein ligase WAV3, producing the protein MGSKWRKVKLSLGLNLCAYLPRTTDGDDDGDYHPLPSSERLSDAVLLPPSNWENMVPSRTTTPLPSSHCLRLPKSLSKSSSKSSKQTCSICLMKMKQGDGHAIFTAECSHSFHFHCVASHNNQVCPVCRSKWKEIPIRSPGLDPGGRSRNDALMDVAHRLPVPQRNLNQWHIRGPEPGVFNDDESLDHLPVIAESNNTLDNTSDTTIKIETYPEVSTAPRSHSYDDFTILVHLKAAAMAAIRNPSLSGDQVSLLQSRNPRAPVDLVTVLDISGSMSGTKLALLKRAMGFLIQNLGCNDRLSVIAFSSNARRLFPLRRMSDIGQQQALRAVNSVIANGGTNIAEGLRKGGKVMEDRTEKNPVSSIILLSDGRDTINGVGMNSSYPNYESFIPLSIRSGSNREFQIPVHTFGFGTDHDPSLMHSISEISGGTFSFIETETMIQDALAQCIGGLLSVVVQELQVCVECMNPKLCLSSLKAGSYRSHVSADGKTGLIDVGDLYADEERDFLVSVKVPAESSQCETSLLKVKCFYRDPLTKEMTSTESGVVRIQRPKIAGQEEMSIEVDRQRNRFRAADAMVEARTAAEQGDLAGAVSILENCQRVLSETVSAKSRDRLWVALDAELKEMEERMVSRHVYEVSGRAYILSGLSSHSWQRATARGDSTDGSSLVQAYQTPSMVEMLTQSQPFLLSSPSRQGLLQSLWSQPKPR; encoded by the exons atgGGTAGTAAATGGAGGAAAGTTAAGTTGAGTTTAGGCTTGAATCTTTGTGCTTATTTACCAAGAACTACagatggtgatgatgatggtgattatcATCCACTTCCTTCTAGTGAAAGATTATCTGATGCTGTTTTGTTACCTCCTTCAAACTGGGAAAATATGGTTCCTTCTAGGACAACAACTCCTTTGCCTTCTTCTCATTGTTTAAGGTTGCCTAAAAGTTTGTCTAAAAGTTCAAGCAAATCATCTAAG CAAACATGTTCGATATGTTTGATGAAGATGAAACAAGGAGATGGACATGCTATATTCACTGCAGAGTGCTCACATTCATTCCACTTCCATTGCGTTGCTTCTCACAACAATCAAGTCTGTCCGGTTTGTCGATCGAAATGGAAAGAAATCCCAATCCGGAGCCCCGGTTTGGATCCTGGAGGACGGTCACGAAACGATGCTTTGATGGATGTAGCCCACCGGTTGCCTGTACCTCAACGTAATTTAAATCAATGGCACATTCGAGGTCCCGAGCCAGGTGTTTTCAACGATGATGAATCCTTGGATCATCTACCTGTGATTGCTGAAAGTAACAATACCTTGGATAACACGTCTGATACAACAATAAAGATCGAAACGTATCCAGAGGTTTCAACCGCACCGAGGTCCCATTCTTATGATGATTTCACAATTCTTGTTCATCTCAAGGCTGCTGCCATGGCTGCAATTCGAAATCCTAGTCTGAGTGGAGATCAGGTTAGCTTGTTGCAATCTCGAAATCCTCGTGCTCCTGTTGACCTTGTAACGGTGCTTGATATTAGTGGTAGCATGTCCGGTACTAAGCTTGCGTTACTAAAACGAGCAATGGGATTTCTCATACAAAACCTCGGTTGCAATGATAGACTCTCGGTCATTGCCTTCTCCTCAAATGCTCGCCGCCTCTTTCCACTCCGTCGGATGTCTGACATAGGGCAGCAGCAGGCACTTCGAGCTGTTAATTCTGTGATTGCAAATGGTGGTACCAACATTGCAGAAGGTCTAAGAAAAGGTGGCAAGGTAATGGAAGATCGGACTGAAAAGAATCCAGTTTCCAGCATTATACTTTTGTCTGATGGGCGGGATACCATCAATGGCGTGGGTATGAACTCGTCTTACCCCAACTATGAGTCGTTCATTCCCCTTTCCATACGCAGTGGTAGCAACAGAGAATTTCAGATTCCAGTCCACACTTTCGGTTTTGGTACAGATCATGATCCTTCATTGATGCATTCGATTTCGGAGATCTCTGGAGGGACATTTTCTTTTATAGAAACTGAAACTATGATCCAAGATGCACTTGCACAATGCATCGGAGGTCTTTTAAGCGTTGTGGTTCAAGAGCTACAAGTGTGTGTAGAGTGCATGAATCCGAAGCTCTGCCTTAGTTCACTTAAAGCTGGAAGCTATCGAAGCCATGTTTCAGCTGATGGAAAAACCGGATTGATCGATGTTGGGGATCTCTATGCCGACGAAGAGAGGGATTTCTTGGTATCGGTTAAAGTACCAGCCGAGTCCTCTCAATGTGAAACATCATTACTAAAGGTGAAATGTTTTTATAGGGATCCTTTAACGAAAGAAATGACATCTACGGAGAGTGGTGTCGTCCGGATTCAAAGACCTAAAATAGCCGGGCAAGAAGAAATGTCAATCGAAGTAGATAGGCAACGCAATAGGTTCCGAGCAGCAGATGCAATGGTGGAGGCAAGAACCGCAGCCGAGCAAGGAGATCTTGCCGGTGCTGTTTCAATCCTCGAAAATTGCCAAAGGGTATTGTCTGAGACTGTTTCCGCCAAATCTCGGGACCGACTTTGGGTTGCATTGGATGCGGAGCTCAAGGAGATGGAAGAAAGAATGGTAAGTAGGCATGTATACGAGGTATCTGGGAGAGCATATATTCTTTCGGGACTGAGCTCGCACTCATGGCAAAGAGCCACCGCGAGAGGCGACTCCACTGATGGTTCAAGCTTGGTTCAGGCATATCAAACGCCATCAATGGTTGAGATGCTAACTCAATCTCAGCCATTTTTATTGAGTAGTCCATCAAGACAAGGGCTTCTTCAATCACTATGGTCACAACCAAAGCCAAGGTAA